The following DNA comes from Desulfobaculum xiamenense.
CTGCGGCACCTAAAGTTTTATTTCGATGCTCCAAGGACTTGGCAGAGGCAATCCTTTGTGCTATTTGGCACAAACTTCGAGCGTGAATTTGCCCTTAGGCACAGCGAAAAATCCATTAGGAGGATCTGTCAATGTTAGTTCTCGGTCACATGAATCCTGATACTGATAGCATTGTCGCCGCCATTGCCCTTGCCGACCTGTTCAGCAAGCGCGGCATCGAAGCCAAGCCCGTGGCCCAGGGCAAGGTGACCCCTGAGTCCGCTTTCGTTCTCGAGAAGTTCGGCCTGACCGCTCCCGAGGTCGTGACCTCCGTCGCCGGCCAGAAGATCGCTCTCGTCGACACCACCGAGCTTGCCCAGCTGCCCGGTGACATCGCCCAGGCCGAGGTTCTGGCTGTTGCCGACCATCACAAGCTTGGCGACCTGTCCACCCCCAACCCGCTCGAAATGTGGGTTTGGCCGGTAGGCTGCACCTGCACCGTGCTGAAGTCCATGTACGACTTCTACGGTGTGGAAGTGTCCAAGGGCATCGCTGGCGCCATGCTCTGTGCCATCCTGTCCGACACCGTCATGTTCAAGTCCGTGACCTGCACCGAGGCCGACAAGAAGGCCGTCGAGGCTCTGGCCAAGATCTCTGGCGTGT
Coding sequences within:
- a CDS encoding manganese-dependent inorganic pyrophosphatase, which translates into the protein MSMLVLGHMNPDTDSIVAAIALADLFSKRGIEAKPVAQGKVTPESAFVLEKFGLTAPEVVTSVAGQKIALVDTTELAQLPGDIAQAEVLAVADHHKLGDLSTPNPLEMWVWPVGCTCTVLKSMYDFYGVEVSKGIAGAMLCAILSDTVMFKSVTCTEADKKAVEALAKISGVSDVMGLGMEMFKVKSAVEGAPMRDLVFRDYKDFDMAGHGVGIGQLEVVDLDILKPYVDGLYEEITKLKGEKGHHTIMLMLTDIMKEGTEMLFVTDDKAVFKKAFGVDAGERSFWLQGCMSRKKQVVPDFQAKAFA